GTGCTGCCTGTCGCGACATTTTTGGTTGGATTACTAGGGAGCAGGAACAAATATAGTTGAATATGTACGTGTTCACACAGCCGGGACTGGGAGAGAGCTTGACCTGATGATTACTAATTTGCGTCTGTTTAGTTAGCATGAAGAACGGGCCGGGGGGGTTGGGGGACTGAGATAGTGACCGCACCACagacagagccaggggagaagaGAAGAAGCTCCGTTGGGACTCTTCTGGGTTGCTTTCCCATTCATCCCCACGCCACCCTGACGACGCACGTCGTGTCGGCACGCGCGCGGGCCGGTTGGGTTTTGCTGTTTCGTTTGTGAGTAATCAACTAATCATGGGCGACGCATAACAATTAGCTTTAGGTTAGTGTTGCTGATGGGGCAATTCATCGACCAACCGTCAGAGTTAATGCATGCTGCAGTCGTCGGTCGTCACAATCATGAGCATCTTTTTCTTGGCAACTCCAGGTGCACATATCAATGGTAGGCCCTGACAAGGTGCGGGTATCATGGATCACCGACGACGACGCGCCGGCGACGGTCGACTACGGCACATCGGCCGGCCAGTACCCGTTCTCCGCGACGGGAAACACGACGACCTACTCGTACGTGCTCTACCACTCCGGCAACATCCACGACGCCGTCATCGGGCCACTGCAGCCCAGCACCACCTACTACTACCGCTGCAGCTCCAACCCGTCGCGGGAGCTCTCCTTCCTGACGCCGCCGGCCGCGCTCCCCTTCAAATTCGTCATCATCGGTAAATGCCCATAATCTTGTACATTTTGTGCATGTGCCGCCGCAGCTGGGCACGAGTGCTCGATCGATCTTGGCGTGATTTGATGGACACGGCAATGGCGTCGCTATATGTTGCAGGTGACCTCGGTCAGACGGGGTGGACGGCTTCCACGCTGAAGCACATCGCCGCCGCCGACTACGACATGCTCCTGCTCCCGGGCGACCTGTCGTACGCCGACTTCGTCCAGTCGCGGTGGGACTCGTACGGCCGCCTCGTGGAGCCGCAGGCGAGCGCGCGGCCGTGGATGGTGACGCAGGGCAACCACGAGGTCGAGAAGCTGCCGCTGGTCGAGCCCACGCCGTTCAAGGCGTACAACGCGCGGTGGCGCATGCCCTACGACGCCGGCGCCGTGCCGTCCGGCGACAACCTCTACTACTCCTTCGACGTGGCCGGCGGCGCCGTGCACGTCCTCATGCTCGGCTCCTACACCGACTACGCCGCGGGCAGCGCGCAGCTCCGGTGGCTCCGCGCTGACCTCGCGGCGCTCGACCGAGGAAAGGCGGCGTTCGTGGTGGCGCTGGTGCACGCGCCGTGGTACAATAGCAACGATGCGCACCAGGGGGAGGGCGACGCCATGCGGGACGCCATGGAGGCGCTGCTGTACGGCGCGGGCGTCGACGCCGTGTTCGCGGGCCACGTCCACGCGTACGAGAGGTTCAAGCGCGTCTACGCCGGCAAGGAGGACCCCTGCGCGCCCGTGTACGTCACCATCGGCGACGGCGGCAACCGGGAGGGGCTGGCGGACAAGTACATCGACCCGCAGCCGACGATCTCGGCGTTCCGGGAGGCCAGCTTCGGGCACGGCCGGCTCGAGGTGGTGAACGCCACGCACGCGCTGTGGACGTGGCAccgcaacgacgacgacgagccgGTCGTCGCCGACCAGGTGTGGATGAACAGCCTCGCGGCCAACCCGGCTTGCAACCGAAGCAAGAAGATGATGTAACGCACGAGGACTCGGCGGCTGTCTTTACTAGCTTGAAGTATTATTAGAGATTATTAAAATTATAAACTGTTGTTCTCggaaaaatatattaaaaaaatggtTGTTGTAATGTAAATATTCATACTTCTATTGACTACGCTCTTTTCGTTTGacttataagctgtactttttcagtcaatgaataatatttttctctaaaaaaaaatcaaccaacaatactttgctggcttatcagccaagtgaaTAGGGTCTTTATTGTGTTTGGTTGCCGACGATAACGGACTATATTGTAACACCGAGAGTAGCCCATAAACCCATATGAGAATAACACTTTTGGACTTCCTGAATTTGAAGATGGACCAGAAGCCTAGTTTCAAGTGTCGTTTGGGCTTTCAATCAAATGTAATAATTTATCATGATGCTGtctattcttttttcttttccaaaaCACAATGCAAACATAGACAACCACATACATGGATTATGGATACACACTTGTCCCTGATGCACACACAAACCCCATTCTATGCACATCTCTGAGAGATCCTTATCGCTAAATCTTGAGATATCTAGCATTCTTtataaagagaaaaaaaaagaacaaaatacaATGTTCTTCAAGGAAAAAAACTAATCATATGCTTCCCCAGCCAGAAATATAATTACATTTGGATTTATTTTAAGTCAAacttattttgttttggtgatcaattcTTGTACAACACGACATTAATGGCATTTCTAGGGGCAGCTAAAATCTCTAACTTGGCAGTTGGTGTTACAGGTCAACTCTACAAATAGAGGGCATTTCTAGTGGCAACATAAACAAATATGTGCACTAtaaaaaaatcaacaccttttcAAATTAAGTCCAatgaaaacaaacattgtaccAAAGATGTATATATCATAGAGATCTACAATTTTGAGGTTGATGAGTTTTCGTTTAAAATAGTCTAGTGTCCCAAAATAATGTTTTAAAGTTTGAGattttcaaattcaaaattttattttTTCAAACTATCTCGAATGAACATGAGTCCAATATCAAAGTtgtaatgctcaatatataaaaTTTTCTAGTTCAATCTTTTTTATTCGAAATCATTTAAAGGCCCAAATATTCACTACCAGATTCACTAAAGTTAATACAGAAGAATAAGATCGTTCACTTATCAGAAGTGATTGTGTGGTGGGGTGCTAGGAGAGACTCATATGAACCATAAGAATTGGATTTAGACTTAAATTCCTAGTAGGCACATATATTTTGATTGCATTCTAGGGATATTTTTTTACAACCTATTTTTATTTTCTAGAAAACTAACTTTTAGAGGCGGGCCATGTTTCTGGCCGAGGCGGTTGCACACTTGAGTAGAGGCACAAATCATCTCTAACCACATCTAAAAAGCAGGTATATGGTAGTGAGGAGGGTATAGAGGCAATATAGAACCGCAGCTCAAGAGATCTCTGTTTTGGTGcccaaggaagaagaggatgaggagAGGTCAACCATGGGCGAGGAGAAGGTAGAGGGGTGGCTCCTCTAATTTGTCGTGGGGCAGGGGGAGAGGGGTGTTAGGAGAAGATATAGGGAGGGGTGGCCATTGGGCTTGGTCCAAAATAAAGACAGGATGTGGAGATGTGGCActattatgaaaaataatatAGAGTAACACATAAATCTATATCCAAATTAACCAACTGCACTATATCATTAACAACAATAAAAGTATCCTAAATCTAAGTTATCTACGATGATCATTATAAAAGTTTCCAAAAATGCTTTTATAATGGTTCTAAATGATTCACTCATTGTTTGGGTGCATCATACGTTGGGGACCTCCTAGAGAAGGCCCAATTAATGGTTCTAGATGCATAATTATAAGCATCTAGAGCATGCTTGTAAATTATGGAGGCTCATTTGTAATTATAAACCCCGCCAAGCGAGTATATGAAAATAACCACCTCTCACCTTCCGAATAAAAAGGGAGTCAAATGCATGGTGAAGGGACCCTTAGCCTCCCACTCATTTGCTCTCTCTTTCACTCTATCCCTCTTTTATTTGTTCGTTTTTAGACCAACACTCATgttattattattagtatatgGAAAACTAACTTAGATCTGTGCGTGTCGCTATGCATATACATATGTACATGAAGAGATGAACATGTCAATTTTCAAGCCAAATATATAGTGAAGGTTTTGACAAAACATATGTTGAACACAAGGTACAATGCAAAGATGAAAAATATAACAATGAATAGAAAAATATACAAAGTAGTTGGTAAATCAACTGTATAACAAATGATGTATGAGAAACTTACATTCAACACTAAGGATGTATCCAACATGAGTACTCACTTGAGAGCGGTGCTTAGATATAAAGACATGGACGCAACACTAGTAGAAGTTGCAAGCTTGTACTATTAGAAGTTTGGCAGTATGCCAATATTGTAGTGGCATAAATCAACCATGTAGTAGGCTGAGATTGGCCATGTACTAGTAGTATAAGTAGTTGGTGTACTCACGATACTCTAGTGTACCTTGTAGAGGTACTAGAATTGtgtatatgaactagtctatgcaATTGAGCAAAAGCAGTTCAGTTGCCACACATATTTAGAGTTTTAGAGTTGTGCTTGTGTGTGTTCTCTGTTCTCACCCTTCTTCAACCTTTAGCCGTGAAAGAGAGTGTGAATCCCACTTTATTCTATGCAATCAAGGCATACAAGCATCATACTGGCTGCGCTTTTCTTCCggatgaaacaattgaaacatttccGTGGGTATTGCAAACACTGAAGGGGAGGAATGACACCAATAAACATCGTGATGAAGGCAATGAAAGTTGTAATAGCTCAAGTATTAATTTTTCGACACATAGATGTTGCAAGTTCCATGTGTTCAGCAAAGCATGCGAGAAGTTTGGTTGGCTAATAAAGAACCACAAAGAATTTGCAGATGAGTTTGACTACTGCATTAACTACATTGAAACACCAAAAGAGTTTAAAACATTGGAGCATAACATTGAGAAGAAACACAATATGCATCACAATGAACATTTCCCAAACGTGTCTTCAACCAAGTTCATGTGCGCACCCTCACACTTCAGGAAATGCTTCTTCTCATGCGCAAGCACAACAGGAGATATAAGATTATGAACGCATTATTCAAGAAAATGGAGCACCCATAAGATTTAGTAATGTAGTTttataagtgcaatcaagccctaatgtgtgttttggtgataatgaccacataattagagaactaatgagatttatcgagttgACAAGCAGGTGATATGTTTATGAGGATAACATTTACAATGGTGGAGCCCTCAGTCACAAAAGGATGCAGTGTTGGACTCAAAGGCATTTAAATTCTTTTTGTTTTGAAATTGAGTATAGGAaatgccgcactataaagagagaTACAATGCAAAGCTTTAGTGCGCAACCAAGTACTCAAAATACCCACCAAACATATCCTCAAACCATGCCAAGCCATCCAAATACCTAACTCCTACCCTTTGCTGTTCTAGCTAGCGCGTCACTGCCGCACATATCACAACATGTCGCGACTTAATGGCTAGTTGGGAAAGGGGAGGTAtttattgtaacaccctcggtgttacgccctaaacaaattactaaaccatgtcatgagcatcatgtttacttgacaatgcatgtgatggaatatatagataatatttttgtaacttcagataatcaataaaaatgttaaatgataagttattccataactcatatgtatcaagtagggtttaaaactaatttttattgaacaaaaatgctatagaacatacatgtggcgcttaaataaagtttggaatatgaactttgtagatgacaatgaaatacttgccgtggaaaaaataacattgctagccaacaATTCTAATAtcctagaaatgcaacttggaatcaagttcagctcaaagacttagaatattttcaagtttataaacaacaagacaatgcaatgtttggcgatttattttgtgaaatcgagttcggaggtggtgtcatgttttagctcgggttggtagcctcatatgctatcttgagcatggtgaagatggtttaggtccagaagcaaccgtttagttgttataggcgctttaaaacGCGTGCATGACACGTTCTCGGGCTGTCTCGCtgggtggacgcggtcaccaagCTCGGGCGCTCGGTGTCACCGCGTTGGTCGCGCGTGCGCGCACTGCTGCACATGGCCAGCCGTGGCTGCCTTTGGCCTAGCTGTGGCCCGACCATCGCTGGCCCCACCGCGctgagccgctgctgctgccgcctgccCCGCCCCGTACCGCGACGAAGCCACTGTCGGCGCCATCACCTCGTCGTCGCATCTGCACACTACAGCCATGCCTCGCGTTGCCGCTACCGACGCCACCGCAACGCCGTGCTGCGCTGCTGACGCTCGCTCTACCACTGCGTGCACGTGGGCTGTCCCAGCTGCGCTCATGTCGTCGCCTCACCTTATTGGCATTGCGGCTACGCGGGCCGTGCCCCCACTTGCCTCCCCTTGCGCGCACATGGTCTAATTGCGTGTCGCATAGTGAGTGCGTAGACACGGTCGTGAGTCTGGCCGACCACTACCTACCAAGGTGAGGACGGCCAAAGCTCGGACCCGTCCCTCTTTCCTTCTGCCACCACCGTTGGAGCCACGCCAGCACGTTAGACAGCGAGAGGTCATCTCTAATCAATTCCACCCGTCTATGGCCCCGCCAGTAAGTTCTCTCGCTACCCGACCCCACCCTGCCTTGAACTATTtaaggccaagctccaatttggagtttttcccCGCCGCCATGCCATTAAGGCCGCGCTCGGCCATGGTTGAGGGCAGTCCTCCGACCACCCACCCTgaaccaattcacctgcaccactagctttgccttgcctccctctccaccttgcgcatgcCAGAGGAACCACTACCACCTCCCCATCGCCGCTAACGCGACCGTGCCGTCGTTGTGTGCCACCACACGGCTCGGCTGCACGTGGCCAGCCCTTCTCTACCAACCTCTTCTCCAACCATCACCACAGCTAGGTCCACAATAGTCTACTGATGCTCACGCACTAGCTAGTTAGGTCCATAGCAGCCCTAGCTCACCGGAATGAGTGCACCGCCGCCACGGACGGTCGCGTGTTGCTGTAGCTCGCTCCAGCGCGTCCCACCGCCCTATGTTGCTGTGAGCGTAGGTGGTTGGACCATAGTTGAAGGTGGGCCCGACTAACGGGCCGACGTGAGCCCTAGGTGGTCGGCGCAGCTGCGCTGTGCCACCGCCTACCGCGCCACCATGTGCTGGGTCACCAGGGTACGGGGGGGGAATTCTAGGAAGGTCggagggttaagtgagaaggcctatgagagggggaaatagtgttagtacttagttatgATTTGGAAGAAGTTCGAGGCCTCTTTTCCATAAACGCCAGCGCACGGGATTTCCCCAACGCGGGCCACCTCGCGGGTGGCCCGACGCCACGTGGGCCGCATCCACGGGCCGTTTCTCGTGCGCGCCGCGCGTTGTGGTCCACGCGATGGAAttaatttttctttttcttaggaaattagtataaaatcatgtagatgcctaaaaattgtgaaacaaattttgttaggttcctaaaattgtgatctatctgttggtgtatttagttcatgtttatatgtattgatactaggagctattaaatagtatgagaatgcttaatattattaagttgattattgtaggaatttttgtggtgaattggtgatagttttgttcctgaaatttttatagcagtttcattgtattattatgtgttcactataCTTTTGTAGCCATAggatagactaagcattagggtagttagtTGCTctctgtttcaatatacattaaatcactagtagaaataaagatatatccttaattcgccaagctaagggtttgttagttgaacacaacactttgcttgatgaaaacGATAGTTATCTTAGTATcgtagtcattagagctagcttagtagcttagtatgcgtattcttattttaagagctgatgttgcctaaatgctaagagttgcatcatcatcgcatgcatatagaaaACGAGTCGGCGGAGATAGTGACCACAGACGAtcgtgagttcgaggagatcgttgAGGAATACGAGGAAGAGATCTTCATGAgggaggaggtcctggagccaccGACGACTAATTCAGCTAACACCGCGTCTTCCCAAGGCAAGCTCTGGTGCATAAACACTTATTTTGATAATCACTGTATGATATGAACCCACTAGGGTTTGtttccgatctttcgatgagaggtgtgggataactcgattgatgggtggagacgatgttcatggcccgactacagccttccaagctgcgccttagcaaccgatacaccacctccaatggctgtcgcgatcttgtggagcacgtcacccgaccactagggcacttgtcttgcaagcaatcgaagaactagcaagaacaagtatagcaagtactgaattactagatgtagatgaaagtttcaaactcaatctcaattaaggtggggttctgaagacaagaagacgggcggctgatccagcacgcgcgcttacaagcaagtagcgagagctaaacttgatctaaacaaaacctgactattcttggtggtggctaacgagtatatgaaggtggaaggacgaccaggggggtgttggggtcgttctccaaccctaggatgcatccctaatggacccaacttgatacacggcccattggaccaaactaaagTGACacagcacctttggacagacaagctctcagtagtaattcagtcattgcggccgcctcaaaatagatatggacttgattctagatccatatgaaaatagacttcataaggattccatgaagtacttgaacgccccaatccgagttcgtatgcgaccgtggtgaccatcacaagttggagctgtcctggagtctgaattcagcctccgcgaatccttgtccctttcggtcctctccctggttcctaaccaaaacaagagtgcacgcatctccatggtctaaatgtgatggacaggaactcaagagtgaacttacttgatgattaatgtgacgagcacgggcgcgagtaataggaccagaaactggtactcgtgtcggcgtggatgtatcgttggtgttgatgtcctcatcactgtatatatttgttatatgcatttacgttacatgaatcttatgaaaaccacctacatagatataactatcctatgagtcctactagtacaggtttgagtagctgctatgcttaggtttttggtagcgtgagtaacctaccgttactcacaataggtgattattataattactctcatgataaaatgatgaaaggaaaaatagagaccgggcaaggatatggtatgggttGTGGTGGGTGTGACGAGTTGTGTCTCACagcaatggggcttagcttggttacactattttccctgcccttgtcgattgaggatcgtccgttgctgtggatggtagtcaggtcacagactttttatcctgagcacatacatgcttatgggagtgggaatgctcgttggaccgactgattggaggcggggaaaggtggaggtctaagcaccatattgagaccgagtctcaatgtgggggcttagagtccaagtttggacgggacctagaccccgtgataggggtgaaatgggttggtcttgtttgtgcctagggtacaaatggggcgtgtgtttcaggatAACAGTTGGagtacattggttcatgaatcaccgttTCCATAAGGCGGTATGAcctggctatggtctagcaccgtagtaagaactagaatatgaaagatggtaaaatggttctgattgctcaaccctttctGGAAAGTAGAACGGGTGCTTaactagaatggttagctaatgaagtaatcatgactgctaataaaacatgatcttaaggacatactattagtaatgcttttcataaacaaagaaaacaacaaaccatattgcctatcatagcc
The sequence above is drawn from the Miscanthus floridulus cultivar M001 chromosome 15, ASM1932011v1, whole genome shotgun sequence genome and encodes:
- the LOC136508989 gene encoding probable purple acid phosphatase 20, yielding MPARDHPGHPSPPLSISACMLQSRLRFRKHREQVVVPMAAMAGSRSMAALALLVLASPALPASLAVTSPYVRPPPRATLSLPRDADADGQKPQQVHISMVGPDKVRVSWITDDDAPATVDYGTSAGQYPFSATGNTTTYSYVLYHSGNIHDAVIGPLQPSTTYYYRCSSNPSRELSFLTPPAALPFKFVIIGDLGQTGWTASTLKHIAAADYDMLLLPGDLSYADFVQSRWDSYGRLVEPQASARPWMVTQGNHEVEKLPLVEPTPFKAYNARWRMPYDAGAVPSGDNLYYSFDVAGGAVHVLMLGSYTDYAAGSAQLRWLRADLAALDRGKAAFVVALVHAPWYNSNDAHQGEGDAMRDAMEALLYGAGVDAVFAGHVHAYERFKRVYAGKEDPCAPVYVTIGDGGNREGLADKYIDPQPTISAFREASFGHGRLEVVNATHALWTWHRNDDDEPVVADQVWMNSLAANPACNRSKKMM